The Pseudomonas berkeleyensis genome includes a region encoding these proteins:
- the pdxJ gene encoding pyridoxine 5'-phosphate synthase, which yields MTEANCILLGVNIDHVATLRQARGTRYPDPVKAALDAEEAGADGITVHLREDRRHIQDRDVRVLADVLQTRMNFEMGVTDFMLGFAEQIRPAHVCLVPETRQELTTEGGLDVAGQEARIAAAVERLTLAGCEVSLFIDAEERQIEAAMRVGAPAIELHTGRYADAHTAEEAAHELSRIRDGVICGLNHGLIVNAGHGLHYHNAEAVAAIPGINELNIGHAIVAHALFVGFKQAVAEMKALIVAAANRG from the coding sequence GTGACTGAGGCCAATTGTATTCTGCTCGGCGTGAACATCGACCACGTCGCCACCCTGCGCCAGGCACGCGGCACGCGCTATCCGGATCCGGTCAAGGCCGCGCTGGACGCCGAAGAGGCTGGCGCCGACGGTATCACCGTGCACCTGCGTGAAGACCGCCGACATATCCAGGATCGCGACGTGCGCGTATTGGCCGACGTGCTGCAGACGCGGATGAACTTCGAGATGGGCGTCACCGATTTCATGCTCGGTTTCGCCGAGCAAATCCGCCCGGCGCATGTCTGCCTGGTACCGGAAACCCGCCAGGAGCTGACCACCGAAGGTGGCCTCGATGTGGCCGGCCAGGAGGCACGCATTGCCGCGGCGGTGGAGCGTCTGACGCTGGCAGGTTGCGAGGTGTCGCTGTTCATCGATGCCGAAGAGCGGCAGATCGAAGCAGCCATGCGCGTCGGTGCTCCGGCTATTGAACTGCACACTGGCCGCTACGCTGATGCTCACACCGCGGAAGAAGCTGCGCATGAGCTTTCGCGCATTCGTGATGGCGTCATCTGCGGTCTGAACCACGGATTGATCGTCAATGCCGGTCATGGCCTGCACTACCACAACGCCGAAGCCGTGGCGGCGATTCCCGGTATCAACGAACTGAACATCGGCCACGCCATCGTCGCCCATGCGTTGTTCGTCGGCTTCAAACAGGCCGTCGCCGAGATGAAGGCGCTGATCGTCGCGGCTGCCAATCGCGGCTAA
- the recO gene encoding DNA repair protein RecO, with translation MIPTAYVLHSRPYKESSALVDFFTTQGRVRAVLRAARGKVGSIARPFAPLELELRGRGELKTVGRLESAGIPLLLTGEALFSGLYLNELLIRLLPAEDPHPVMLEHYGLTLQALAAGRPLEPLLRAFEWRLLDELGYGFALDRDQHDQPIDPAALYRWQQDIGLVPVVQLQPGVFQGRELLAMAEADWHTPGALAAAKRLMRQALAPHLGGRPLVSRELFMTLKESKRD, from the coding sequence ATGATTCCCACCGCCTACGTCCTGCACAGCCGTCCCTACAAGGAAAGCAGCGCGCTGGTGGATTTCTTCACCACCCAGGGGCGTGTGCGCGCGGTGCTGCGTGCCGCGCGTGGCAAGGTCGGCAGCATTGCCCGGCCTTTCGCGCCGCTGGAACTGGAGCTGCGCGGGCGTGGTGAGCTGAAGACCGTTGGTCGTCTGGAAAGCGCCGGCATCCCGTTGTTGCTGACCGGCGAGGCGCTGTTTTCCGGTCTCTACCTCAACGAATTGCTGATTCGCCTGCTGCCGGCCGAAGATCCGCACCCCGTGATGCTCGAACACTATGGCCTCACCTTGCAGGCACTGGCGGCCGGCCGGCCGTTGGAACCCTTGCTGCGTGCATTCGAATGGCGCCTGCTGGACGAGCTGGGCTATGGTTTCGCCTTGGATCGTGATCAGCACGACCAACCCATCGATCCGGCGGCCCTGTATCGCTGGCAACAGGACATCGGCCTGGTGCCAGTGGTACAACTGCAGCCCGGCGTATTCCAGGGCCGCGAACTGCTGGCGATGGCCGAAGCCGACTGGCATACGCCGGGCGCGCTGGCTGCCGCCAAGCGCCTGATGCGCCAGGCGCTGGCACCCCATCTCGGCGGTAGGCCACTGGTCAGCCGCGAACTTTTCATGACGCTCAAGGAGTCCAAGCGTGACTGA
- the era gene encoding GTPase Era has protein sequence MTDAPVTRCGYVAIVGRPNVGKSTLLNHILGQKLAITSRKPQTTRHNMLGIKTEGEIQAVYVDTPGLHKNNEKALNRYMNRSASTALKDVDVVVFVVDRMRWTDEDQLVLEKVQHVKCPILLAVNKADRLEDKSELLPHLNWLAEQLPQAEIVPISALQGQNLDTLEKLVGERLPESEHFYPEDQITDRSSRFLAAELIREKIMRQLGAELPYQITVEIEEFKQEGRILHIHGLILVERDGQKKIIIGDKGERIKRIGQDARKDMETMFDSKVMLNLWVKVKGGWSDDERALRSLGYLDL, from the coding sequence ATGACTGATGCACCTGTGACCCGCTGCGGCTATGTCGCCATCGTCGGCCGCCCCAATGTGGGCAAGTCGACGCTGCTCAACCACATCCTCGGGCAGAAGCTGGCGATCACCTCGCGCAAGCCGCAGACCACCCGCCACAACATGCTCGGGATCAAGACCGAGGGCGAGATCCAGGCTGTCTATGTCGATACCCCGGGGCTGCACAAGAACAACGAGAAGGCACTCAATCGCTACATGAACCGCAGTGCCAGCACAGCGCTGAAGGACGTCGATGTCGTGGTGTTCGTGGTCGATCGCATGCGCTGGACCGATGAGGATCAGCTGGTTCTGGAGAAGGTGCAGCACGTCAAATGCCCGATCCTGCTGGCGGTCAACAAGGCCGACCGCCTGGAAGACAAGAGCGAGCTGCTGCCGCACCTGAACTGGCTGGCCGAGCAGTTGCCGCAGGCCGAGATCGTACCGATCTCCGCGCTGCAGGGGCAGAACCTCGACACCCTGGAGAAGCTGGTGGGCGAGCGCCTGCCGGAGTCCGAGCATTTCTACCCGGAAGACCAGATCACCGACCGCTCTAGTCGCTTCCTGGCGGCCGAGCTGATTCGCGAGAAGATCATGCGCCAGCTCGGTGCCGAGCTGCCGTACCAGATCACCGTGGAGATCGAGGAGTTCAAGCAGGAAGGTCGCATCCTGCATATCCACGGCCTGATTCTGGTGGAGCGCGACGGGCAGAAGAAGATCATCATTGGCGACAAGGGGGAGCGCATCAAACGCATCGGCCAGGACGCGCGCAAGGACATGGAAACCATGTTCGATTCCAAGGTGATGCTCAACCTCTGGGTCAAGGTCAAAGGCGGCTGGTCCGATGACGAGCGAGCCTTGCGTTCTCTGGGCTATCTGGATCTGTAA
- the rnc gene encoding ribonuclease III, which translates to MSPNLSRLERQLGYSFKDQDLMILALTHRSFAGRNNERLEFLGDAILNFVAGEALFQRFPQAREGQLSRLRARLVKGETLAVLARGFELGEYLRLGSGELKSGGFRRESILADALEALIGAIYLDTGMDAARERVLAWLSNELDGLTLVDTNKDPKTRLQEFLQSRACELPRYEVVDIQGEPHCRTFMVECQVALLNEKTLGQGGSRRIAEQVAAAAALIALGVENGND; encoded by the coding sequence GTGAGTCCCAATTTGTCCCGCCTCGAGCGCCAGCTCGGATATAGCTTCAAGGATCAGGATCTGATGATCCTGGCCCTGACCCATCGCAGTTTCGCCGGTCGCAATAACGAGCGCCTGGAATTTCTCGGTGATGCCATCCTCAACTTCGTCGCCGGCGAGGCGCTGTTCCAGCGCTTCCCGCAGGCCCGTGAAGGTCAGTTGTCGCGCCTGCGCGCCCGCTTGGTCAAAGGTGAAACCCTGGCCGTTCTGGCCCGTGGTTTCGAACTGGGCGAGTACCTGCGCCTGGGTTCCGGCGAGCTGAAAAGCGGCGGTTTCCGTCGTGAGTCGATCCTCGCCGATGCGCTCGAAGCGCTGATCGGCGCCATTTATCTGGATACCGGCATGGACGCGGCACGCGAGCGTGTGCTGGCCTGGTTGAGCAATGAGCTCGACGGCCTGACCCTGGTCGACACCAACAAGGATCCGAAGACGCGACTGCAGGAGTTCCTCCAGTCGCGCGCCTGCGAACTGCCTCGTTACGAGGTGGTGGACATTCAGGGCGAGCCACACTGCCGTACCTTCATGGTCGAGTGCCAGGTGGCCCTGCTCAATGAAAAGACCCTGGGCCAGGGCGGCAGCCGGCGTATCGCCGAGCAGGTCGCCGCGGCTGCGGCGCTGATCGCCCTCGGGGTGGAGAATGGCAATGACTGA
- a CDS encoding DUF4845 domain-containing protein, translating to MTFARSQQGLSILGWLVVLAVVAFFASTAFKVLPHYLDYMSMEKIITSVETDKAADVRTLNEFYTHVSKGMQVNNIRDLNMRDALQVKVENNEFLVHLKYEKREPLIENLDLVVNFDKEFRVRMP from the coding sequence ATGACTTTCGCGCGTTCGCAGCAGGGGCTTTCCATTCTGGGTTGGCTGGTGGTTCTGGCCGTGGTGGCGTTCTTTGCCAGTACTGCGTTCAAGGTGCTGCCGCATTACCTGGACTATATGTCCATGGAGAAGATCATCACGTCGGTGGAAACCGACAAGGCGGCTGACGTGCGAACCCTCAACGAGTTTTACACCCATGTCAGCAAGGGTATGCAGGTCAACAACATTCGTGACCTGAACATGCGCGACGCTCTGCAGGTGAAAGTCGAGAACAACGAGTTCCTGGTTCACCTCAAATATGAAAAACGCGAGCCGCTGATCGAGAACCTCGATCTGGTGGTGAATTTCGACAAAGAATTTCGTGTACGGATGCCGTGA
- the lepB gene encoding signal peptidase I, with the protein MSINFPLLLVIAVAVCGLLALIDLILLAPRRRAAIAAYQGRVDDPEDRVLERLNKEPLLVEYGKSFFPVLAIVLVLRSFLVEPFQIPSGSMKPTLEVGDFILVNKFAYGIRLPVIDTKVIEVDNPQRGDVMVFRYPSDPTINYIKRVVGLPGDKIQYTQGKRLLINGEPVAEKLIGEEAGSLGSATLYQERLGQVEHTIRKEMTRMRREPGGEWVVPQGHYFMMGDNRDNSNDSRYWRDRHIPQELWGMVPDDHIVGKAFAIWMSWPEPKTSNLPNFSRVGLIH; encoded by the coding sequence ATGTCGATCAATTTCCCGCTCCTGTTGGTTATCGCCGTCGCCGTTTGTGGCCTCCTGGCTCTGATCGATCTGATTCTGCTGGCCCCGCGTCGCCGTGCGGCGATTGCGGCGTATCAGGGGCGGGTCGACGATCCTGAAGACCGGGTGCTGGAGCGCCTGAACAAGGAACCCTTGCTGGTCGAATACGGCAAGTCGTTCTTTCCGGTGCTGGCCATCGTGCTGGTGCTGCGTTCGTTTCTGGTCGAACCCTTCCAGATTCCCTCGGGGTCGATGAAGCCGACCCTGGAAGTGGGCGACTTCATTCTGGTCAACAAGTTTGCCTACGGCATTCGCCTGCCGGTGATCGACACCAAGGTCATCGAGGTGGATAACCCGCAGCGCGGTGACGTGATGGTATTCCGCTACCCCAGCGATCCCACCATCAACTACATCAAGCGCGTGGTCGGTCTGCCGGGCGACAAGATCCAGTACACCCAAGGCAAACGTCTGTTGATCAATGGCGAGCCGGTGGCCGAGAAACTGATCGGCGAAGAAGCTGGCAGCCTGGGCAGCGCGACGCTTTATCAAGAGCGTCTGGGCCAGGTGGAACACACCATCCGCAAGGAAATGACCCGCATGCGCCGCGAACCTGGCGGTGAATGGGTCGTGCCGCAAGGGCACTACTTCATGATGGGTGACAACCGCGACAACTCCAACGACAGCCGTTACTGGCGTGATCGTCATATCCCTCAGGAGCTGTGGGGCATGGTTCCCGACGACCATATCGTCGGCAAGGCCTTCGCCATCTGGATGAGCTGGCCGGAGCCCAAGACCAGCAATCTGCCCAATTTCTCTCGTGTCGGCCTGATTCATTGA